The genome window CCCTCGTCCAGTGGACGCAGCTCCGCATCGGTGACCACCACCGCGATCTCGACGAGGACGTGCCGGTCCGGGTCCAGGCCGGTCATCTCACAGTCCACCCACACGAGACGGTCGGTCTTGGCGATCTGGTTTGGCGTTGTCGCTGCCATATCTCTCCTCTAGTCCTCGGCCATCCGAGCGTACGCCTTGCCCATCAGCGGAGCGGTCAGCCGCCGGGGCAGATACGTCGACAGCAGGTTCGCGACCTTCGACAGTCCACCGGGAACCACCCGCAGCCGGTTCGACGCCAGCGCGTCGAGCGTCTCCACGGCGCAGTCCGGGTACGTGGTCCACACGAAGTCCGGGGTGGCGCGGTCGACGATGGTGCGCGCGGCGTCCTCCTTCAGCTCTTCGCGCACCGGCCCCGGCGCCAGGAGGGTGCAGCGCACCCCGGTGCCCTTCAGCTCGTAGTGCAACGACTCGGTGAAGGTGTTGACCAGCGCTTTCGTGCCGACGTAGGTCGCATTGTTCGGGATCGCCGCATTACCGGCGACTGAGCCGACATTGACGATCCCGGCGTCCCCGCTCGCCACCATCCCGGGCAGGACCGCAGCGGTGAGCTCGAAGAGGGCGGTGGCATTGAGCTCGAACTGGGTGCGCTCGTAGCCGGGGTCGAGCTTCCGGAATTCGCCGAAAGTCGCCACACCGGCGGAGTTGACGATGATGTTGATGTCGAGCGTCTCCAGCTCCCTGATGAGGACGCCGCGGGCGTCGGCGTCGGCGAGGTCGCAGGAACGGATGTCCACGGACACGTCCCGGCCCTCGGCGGCCAGGGTGTCCCGGATCTTCTCCATCGGCCCCGGCGTGCGGGCGACGAGCAGCAGGTTGTGACCACGGCGTCCCAGTTCGTAGGCGATCGCCTGTCCGATACCGGAGGACGCCCCGGTCACCACGGCGAACCGGTCAGGGCCCGGAGCGGGCAGGGCAGGGTTCTGGCGTCGGAACACGGGGTCTCCTTCGGGGGCGGGGAGGATGAGGTAGGGGGTCGGGGAGGTGCGTCCCTCAGGCTACCTGGTGGGCGGGACCGGTCGGCGCGCCTCCC of Corynebacterium terpenotabidum Y-11 contains these proteins:
- the cmrA gene encoding mycolate reductase (Catalyzes the final step in mycolic acid biosynthesis.) → MFRRQNPALPAPGPDRFAVVTGASSGIGQAIAYELGRRGHNLLLVARTPGPMEKIRDTLAAEGRDVSVDIRSCDLADADARGVLIRELETLDINIIVNSAGVATFGEFRKLDPGYERTQFELNATALFELTAAVLPGMVASGDAGIVNVGSVAGNAAIPNNATYVGTKALVNTFTESLHYELKGTGVRCTLLAPGPVREELKEDAARTIVDRATPDFVWTTYPDCAVETLDALASNRLRVVPGGLSKVANLLSTYLPRRLTAPLMGKAYARMAED